A portion of the Bombus terrestris chromosome 3, iyBomTerr1.2, whole genome shotgun sequence genome contains these proteins:
- the LOC100650634 gene encoding piggyBac transposable element-derived protein 4, which translates to MKKNEFSESEEEFELRFYSDDLAEINSTNESRYSDTESDSDSSDIIINRNRKARPIESDTNDTAISTTEEDDWISITEDGYRPTRVNYSIGTKSTGPQISSNIFEPIQFFKLFFTKPLVDEIIKETNNYAKSVLNSKNLTKDSIWQTWHDVNEDEFWAFIGVILNMGTMPISNMQEYWSTKHNSRIPFFSDVFTRARFNQIFWMLHLKTPDSGSKNLKTHIQQASIFLDYIDSKFSEHFIPGQNICLHESIVTFKGKISFITYNPIKPTKWSIRIYAMVDSETGYIYTILPYYGSITSGNLIRPDLPVSTRIPLHLYQKLLDKIPEAQGYHMFTDRYYTSIPLAEELMKVKCYLTAWKDKRIMSLLSTWNDAGMIDSKRILQGGKEVNIRKPNVVVSYTNSMSSINRTNQYTSTYCFLRKSLKWWRKMFFWGMEVCVINSYIIYKIVKKKQNEKPLTHLKYVKLLVDQLINNFRQERFRASTSSSEIRLNGKLHEMRRGKKRDCIVCSNRQKKGERHETSEYCNTCPDKPRMHLGDCFSRYHKMKKYK; encoded by the exons atgaaaaaaaatgaattttcggAAAGCGAAGAGGAATTCGAACTTAGATTTTATAGTGACGATTTGGCTGAAATTAATAGTACAAATGAAAGTAGATATAGTGATACCGAGAGCGATAGTGACAGCAGtgatattataattaatcgaAATCGAAAAGCTCGGCCTATTGAATCAGATACCAATGATACCGCAATCTCCACCACGGAAGAGGATGATTGGATTAGTATTACAGAGGATGGGTACAGGCCTACAAGAGTAAATTATTCAATAGGAACAAAATCGACAGGACCACAAATTTCTTCTAATATTTTTGAACCTATTCAGTTTTTCAAACTATTTTTCACAAAACCACTTGTTGATGAAATAATAAAGGAAACAAATAACTATGCAAAATCTGTGTTGAATTCAAAGAATCTAACTAAAGACTCTATATGGCAAACATGGCATGATGTAAATGAAGATGAATTCTGGGCTTTCATTGGAGTCATCCTAAATATGGGTACAATGCCTATTTCTAACATGCAAGAATATTGGTCGACTAAACATAACAGTAGAATCCCTTTTTTTTCGGATGTATTTACAAGAGCTCGATTCAATCAAATATTTTGGATGCTTCATTTAAAAACACCTGACTCAGGGAGCAAAAATCTCAAAACACATATACAACAAGCCAGCATTTTTTTAGATTATATAGATTCAAAATTTTCTGAACACTTTATTCCTGgtcaaaatatttgtttacaCGAATCAATAGTAACATTTAAagggaaaatttcatttattacctATAACCCTATTAAGCCAACAAAGTGGAGTATAAGAATATATGCGATGGTAGATTCTGAAACTGGTTATATCTATACTATCTTACCTTATTATGGGAGTATTACATCAGGAAATCTTATTCGTCCAGATTTACCAGTTAGCACTAGGATTCCATTGCATTTATATCAAAAGTTGTTAGATAAAATTCCAGAGGCACAGGGTTATCATATGTTTACTGATAGATATTATACCAGTATACCTTTGGCAGAAGAATTAATGAAAGTAAAATGTTACTTGACTG CCTGGAAAGACAAGAGAATTATGTCACTCTTGAGTACTTGGAATGATGCTGGAATGATAGATTCAAAAAGAATTCTACAAGGAGGTAAAGAAGTAAACATTAGAAAGCCTAATGTAGTTGTCAGCTACACAAATTCTATGAGCAGCATAAATCGAACTAATCAATATACATCTACTTATTGTTTTTTGAGAAAGTCTCTTAAATGGTGGAGAAAAATGTTTTTTTGGGGCATGGAGGTGTGTGTAATTAattcatatatcatatataaaattgtgaaaaaaaaacaaaatgagAAACCATTAACACATTTGAAATATGTTAAACTATTAGTCGACcaactaattaataattttcgacAAGAAAGATTTAGAGCTTCTACATCATCTTCTGAAATTAGATTAAATGGGAAACTTCATGAAATGCGTAGAGGTAAAAAAAGAGATTGTATTGTTTGCTCCAACAGACAGAAGAAAGGTGAAAGACATGAAACGAGTGAATACTGCAATACTTGTCCTGATAAACCAAGAATGCACCTTGGGGATTGTTTTTCAAGATATcataaaatgaagaaatataaatag